CCTGACGGCGTAGTCGGAGATCCGCTCGTCGACGAAGACCGTCGCGGCGGCGACCTGGATCGCGACCACGCCCGCGGCGTCGGCCACGGGCGAGATCGGCGAGAGGTCGAGCGAGTCGCCGAGCGCCCCCGAGGCGACGCGGTACACGAGCTCGAGCTCCTCCTGCTCGCTCGGGTAGTCGATCTGCACCTTCAGCAGGAAGCGGTCGACCTGCGCCTCGGGCAGCGGATAGGTGCCCTCGAGCTCGATCGGATTCTGCGTGGCCAGAGTCATGAACGGCGCCGGAACCTCGAGTGACTGCCCCTCGAGCGTCACCTGCCGCTCCTGCATCACCTCGAGCAGGGCTGCCTGGGTCTTCGCGGGCGCGCGGTTGATCTCGTCGGCCAGGAGCAGATTCGTGAACACCGGACCGCGGCGCAGGCGCATCTCGCCCGACGACGCCTCGTACATCACGTGGCCGACGACGTCGGCGGGCATCAGGTCGGGCGTGAACTGGATGCGCGTGCTGCTGCCCGAGAACGAGCGAGCCAGTGCGCGCACGAGCAGCGTCTTTCCCAGGCCCGGCACTCCCTCGAGCAGAAGATGGCCGGCGGCGAACAGGGCGACCAGCGTCTGGTCGACCACCTCGCTCTGCCCGACGAAGACCTTGCGGATCTCGGCGCGCATCTTTCGCGCGAGCTCGGAGGCGCGCGCGAAGTCTTCGCGCGGGATCACGGGATTCTCGGAACTCATAGCGATCTCCTGATCTTCTCGAGGATGGCGACGTCTTGCACGAAGCGGGATGAATCCGCCTCGGATCCGAAGGCGAGCGCGCGCGCGACGCTCTCGCGCGGCAGCCCGGAAAGCCCGGCGAGGTGCTCGGCCTGCGCGGCGGGCGAGAGCGTCGCGAGGCTCGGGTGACGCTCGTGCAACCGCTCCAGAAGCGCGTCGCGCGTGGCGGCGAGCAGCCCGCGCGCCGCGCCGCTGCGCAGCTGGAACCGGCCCGCGGCGCGCACGTGCTCCATCAGCTCGCGCCGCTCGCCGGGCGGGTCCGGCTCGATCGGACCGAAGCGCCGCGACGCCGACCAGAGCCAGAGTGCGAGCACGAGCGCGGCGCTCGCGACGACCATCCAGCCGTGGCGCCAGACCAGCGCGAGTGCGCCCGGGAACTCGTCCCCGAAGACGATCCACACCGGGCCGCTGCGACCGGCGAAGTGAGTCAGGCGGTACACGAGCTCGGCGTGGTCCCAGTCCGCGATCACGGGCTGAGTCAGGAAGTAGTCGTCGGTCAGCGCGGTCACGACTCCGCGACCCGCTCGCACCGTGACCAGGTGGACGCCGTTCGCATCGCCGATCTCGGAGACCCGCGCATCCTCCGCCTCCGCGTCGAGCTCGATCCGGTACTCGGGATCGAACTCGACCTCGAGCGGCGCCGCGCGATCCGGGAAGACCGCGCGCGCGAGCTCGGGCTCGTCTTCCTCGGCCTCGGCCTGCGTCGCGCTCGCCTTCGTGACGCCCGGCGCGGGCTCGTCGGGCGGCTCCGGCTCGCCGGGCTCGGGCGCTTCGGGCTCGGGCTCGTCGGATTCGTTCAGGTACTGGCGCACGCCGAGCGGGTCGAGCACGAGGTCCGGGAAGCGGTTCTCGTCGTCGAAGAGCTGCCAGCTCACGACGATCAGGTGGCCGCCGTCCTCGACCCAGCGCATCAGCTCTCGAGCTCGCGCGCGGCCGAGCGAGCGGCGCGGCGTGGGAAGAATCAGCGTGGCCTCGCGCGGATCGAGGTCGAGTGCGATCGGTAGCTCGCGGAAGCTCGAGACGGGGGTGCCGAGCCGCTCGAGCAGGCGCTGCGCAGCGAGATAGGGATTTCGCGACGCCTCGCCCTTGTACCCGCGCGGGACCTCGATCGAGCGCTTCTCGCACGACGAGAAGAAGAGAGTGACCGCCGCGGCGACCGCGCCGGCGAGGCCGATCCAGCCGGCGCGCCTGGACGGACGAGTCACGCCGCGCCTCCCAGGTGCGGACTCCAGCGCCGACACAGCTGCGTGAACTCCGCCGCCGGCAGCGCCCGATGCGCGTACGCGCAGAAGACCCAGGCCCGCGAGAGATCCGCGAAGTCGCCCGCCAGCGCCGGCGGCAGCGCCTCGCTCGCGATGCGCTCGCACTCGCCCTCGGTCGCGCTCTCGGGAATGCGCAGGCCTCTGCCGCGCACCAGGTGGATCAGCGCGCCGCGATAGAGCAGCGACAGTGCGCCGCGCGTGTCCCCGCTCTCGAAACGCGCTCGCGCCGCGGCGACGACGTCCGCGGGAAGAGACTCGGGCCGCAGATCGCGCGCGAAGCGCGGCTCGCGCGGCCGTTCCGCCTCGTCGGCTCCGGCGCGCCCGGATCTGCGAAGCGAGCGCAGGATCGCGATCGCGAGCGCTCCGACCAGGAGCGCGATCGCGAGCCACGCGCCGACGCGGAGCACCCCGGCCGCGACCGAGCCCAGCCAGAGACCGAGCCGCGCAAGCCAGCCCGGCTCGCCGTCTGCGCTCGACTCGCTCGCCTTCGGCAGCCAGATCTCGACGCGCTCAATCGTCGCGAACTCCTCTGCGGCGAGCACCGCGTCGATGCACGCGCCCGCCCCCTCGGGGCCGGGCGCCTCGCAGCTGGTCGGCTCTTCCGCCTCCGGCTGTGCCGCCGCGCCGAGCGGAAGCAGCAGTGTGGCCACCAGCACGCCGAGCGAGATCGCCCCTCCGCGGGACGCGCGCGGCGGTTCCTCAGCCGCGCGCTGCTCGAGCTTTCGGAACGCGAGCTCGATGTCCCAGCCCTCGAGCCAGATGCGCCGGTTCACGTAGAGCGCGAAGCCGCCCGCGACGAAGAGCGGCTCGATCGCCGAGATCGCCAGCGGATAGAGCAGCGCCTCGAGAAAGGTCACGGTCGGGGCCTCCGCGCCGGCGAGCTCGATCCAGAATCTCGCGAAGTCGCCCTCGGGCCGGAACGTGGCCGCGAGCTGCAGCCCCGCCGCGATGATCACGAGCTCGAAGATCCCGCACGCGAAGAGCAGCCCGAACGCGGCTTGCGACTCGCGTCCGATCAGCACGCTCGCGCGGCGCGCGCGCTCGCCGCCGCGCAGCCCCTCGAGCTGCAGCACCGGCTGCGTGAACGTGCGCAACGGCGAGAGCCGCAGCCAGGTGAGTGAGTGTGCGAGCCCCGTTCTCGTGATCAGTCTCGGCACGCCCGCGAGTGTCTCGAGAAGCGTGGGCACGGGGCCGAAGAGCGCGTCTGCGAGCACCGCGAGCGCGACGCGGTCGTACAGGGGCTTCAGCCACCAGACGACCACGCTCGCGAGCCAGAGCTGCCCGGGCATTGCGATGTACAGCGCGAGCGAGATCGCGCCGACCACGAGCGCATGCGCGGGGAAAAGCGGCCAGAACACCGCGCGCGCGAAGCGGAAGCCGAGGTCGACCGCCTCGTAGCCCGCGCGAGGCCGTACGGCGACGGAAATCCGGTCAGTCTGCACGGGAACGCCCCGCTGCGCCGAGCCAGACGCCAACGAGCGCCCAGAGCCCCGCGCCCACCGCGTACTTGAGCTGCGCCGGAATCTCGCGCGGCGACCAGAACGCCTCGATGGCCGCGGCGAGCACCAGCATGAGCGCCGCGCCCGCGATGATCGGCAGGCTCCTGAGCGCGGCCGCGCGAAGCGCCGCGATCCGGCTGCGCGCGCCCGGCGCGAGCACCGCGAGTCCGAGCCGCATTCCGGCGGCCCCCGACAACAGGATCGCGGTGAGCTCGAACGCTCCGTGCCCGATCACGAACGAGAAGAACGGCTCGCCCGAGCCCTCGCGCGCCAGGTGACTCGCGATGAGTCCGAGATTCAGCGCGTTTGCGACGACGCTCACCAGCGTGCCGATGCCGAACGCGAGGCCGCTCGCGAAGGTGCGGAACGCGATCGAGACGTTGTTCCAGATGT
The Deltaproteobacteria bacterium genome window above contains:
- a CDS encoding MoxR family ATPase, whose protein sequence is MSSENPVIPREDFARASELARKMRAEIRKVFVGQSEVVDQTLVALFAAGHLLLEGVPGLGKTLLVRALARSFSGSSTRIQFTPDLMPADVVGHVMYEASSGEMRLRRGPVFTNLLLADEINRAPAKTQAALLEVMQERQVTLEGQSLEVPAPFMTLATQNPIELEGTYPLPEAQVDRFLLKVQIDYPSEQEELELVYRVASGALGDSLDLSPISPVADAAGVVAIQVAAATVFVDERISDYAVRIVRATRAWPGVALGAGPRGGLALVRASRARARVEGRGFVTPDDVKAIALPALRHRILLSPEVELEGQRVDALIGALLARVEAPRV
- a CDS encoding DUF4350 domain-containing protein, whose translation is MRAHRERGAAAGAGGRLRGSLAGLGLLRVRASGAAGGGVHAAVSALESAPGRRGVTRPSRRAGWIGLAGAVAAAVTLFFSSCEKRSIEVPRGYKGEASRNPYLAAQRLLERLGTPVSSFRELPIALDLDPREATLILPTPRRSLGRARARELMRWVEDGGHLIVVSWQLFDDENRFPDLVLDPLGVRQYLNESDEPEPEAPEPGEPEPPDEPAPGVTKASATQAEAEEDEPELARAVFPDRAAPLEVEFDPEYRIELDAEAEDARVSEIGDANGVHLVTVRAGRGVVTALTDDYFLTQPVIADWDHAELVYRLTHFAGRSGPVWIVFGDEFPGALALVWRHGWMVVASAALVLALWLWSASRRFGPIEPDPPGERRELMEHVRAAGRFQLRSGAARGLLAATRDALLERLHERHPSLATLSPAAQAEHLAGLSGLPRESVARALAFGSEADSSRFVQDVAILEKIRRSL
- a CDS encoding DUF4129 domain-containing protein, translated to MQTDRISVAVRPRAGYEAVDLGFRFARAVFWPLFPAHALVVGAISLALYIAMPGQLWLASVVVWWLKPLYDRVALAVLADALFGPVPTLLETLAGVPRLITRTGLAHSLTWLRLSPLRTFTQPVLQLEGLRGGERARRASVLIGRESQAAFGLLFACGIFELVIIAAGLQLAATFRPEGDFARFWIELAGAEAPTVTFLEALLYPLAISAIEPLFVAGGFALYVNRRIWLEGWDIELAFRKLEQRAAEEPPRASRGGAISLGVLVATLLLPLGAAAQPEAEEPTSCEAPGPEGAGACIDAVLAAEEFATIERVEIWLPKASESSADGEPGWLARLGLWLGSVAAGVLRVGAWLAIALLVGALAIAILRSLRRSGRAGADEAERPREPRFARDLRPESLPADVVAAARARFESGDTRGALSLLYRGALIHLVRGRGLRIPESATEGECERIASEALPPALAGDFADLSRAWVFCAYAHRALPAAEFTQLCRRWSPHLGGAA